tgcttggggggggatatatacggctgtgattataattgaagagaattctcttggtagataatgcggtctacatttgattgtgaggaattctaaatcaggtgaacagaaggatttgagttcctgtatgtttccttcatcacaccatgtcccgttagtcatgaggcatacgccccctccactcttcttaccagatagatgtttgtttctgtcggcgcgatgcgtggagaaacccgttggctgcaccgccctggatagcgttttcccagtaagccatgtttccgtaaagcagagaacgttgcagtctctgatgtccctctggaatgccacccttgctcggatttcatcaaccttgttgtcgagagactggacattggcaagaagaatactgggaagtggtgcgcgatgtgccctttttcggagtctgaccagaacaccgccgcgtttccctctttttcggagtcgtttccttgggtcgctgcatgcgatccattccgttgtcctgtttgtaaggcagaacacaggatccgcgtcgcggaaagcatattcttggtcgtactgatggtgagttgacgctgatcttatattcagtagttcttctcgactgtatgtaatgaaacctaagatgacctggggtactaatgtaagaaataacacgtaaaaaaacaaaaaactgcatagtttcctaggaacgcgaagcgaggcggccatctcagtcacaAACACAACCAAATTTAAACTATAAACCTCACTGTCCAAACACATATGGTGTGGACTAtgtgtgtctggtaaacacatgtggATCTGGTGAACAGTTATCACTTGTTGACCAACTACAGGAATACTGACCTCAGAGTCTCCAGTTTACAGTGGGGATtccccagtccagcagagagcagctccactcctgaatccttcaggtcattgttactcaggtccagctctctcaggtgtgaggggtttgacctcagagctgagaccagagaagcacagccttcctctgtgactccACAGCCTGACAACCTGCAAAGAGATCATCATGACTTCACAAACACACTGTTAATTTAACGATTAGTGTAGAAGGACAATGGCAGATGCATTTGGTTTATTCTCTCAAACAACATATAGATTCATCTTCCGTCTCCTTGAATTGTGTGGTCAAAATGTTATACTAATGTGAAAATCAATGCATTTATTCAATGTGCTTTTcaatatattatatacatattataacaCATATTTTACTCTAAACTGAATATTTCTTCCTGATGATTAGTTCTTATATGTCATTTTATTTACTCACAGAGCAGCTCTGGAGGCTTTGACCACTGGCAGCAGCCTCAGAAGACCTTCCTCTgatctggagtatttcttcagGTCAAACACATCCAGCTCCTTTTCTGAAGTCAGCAACACAAAGACCAGAGCTGACCACTGTGCAGGTGACAGGTTGTCTTCTGAGAGACTTCCTGATCTCAGGTAGCTTTGGATCTCCTCCACTAGAGAATGGTCATTCAGTTCATTcagacagtggaacagattgaTGCTCCTCTCTGGAGAGGGATTCTCCCTGATCTTCTCCTTGATGTACTTGACTGTTTCTACATGGCTCTGTGAGCTGCTTCTTGTCTTTGTCAGTAGACCTCGTAAGTGCTTCTGATTGGACTCCAGTGAGAGGCCCAGAAGGAAGCGGAGGAAAAGGTCCAGGTTTCCCGTCTCACTTTGTAAGGCTTTATCCACAGCACTCTTGTAGACAGTAACTTTACGCTTGTCTCTGAACAGAGCAGAAAGGTTCCTGGACATTGATTGCGGTTCGGCCATTAGATTCTCATTGTTGTTGATGAATGAGAGGAACACATATACAGCAGCCAGAAACTCCTGAATGCTCAGATGAACAAAGCAGTACACCTTGTCCTGGTACAGCCCACATTCCTCTTTAAAGAGCTGTGTGCACAATCCTGAGTAGACTGAGGCTTCATTAACATCAATGCCAGCCTCTTTCAGGTCTTCTTCATAGAAAATCAGATTGCCCTTCACAAGCTGTTGAAAAGCCAGTTTTCCCAGTGACAGAATGCTCTCTTTATTCCAGTGTGGACCTGTCTCTTCTTTCCCATGATACTTTTCATTCTTCTGTTTGGTATGAAACTCCACAAGGTGTGTGTACATCTCAGTCAGAGTCTTGggcatctcttctctcttatgTTCCAGCATGTGTTCAAGGACTGTTGCAGAAATCCAACAGAAGACTGGAATGTGGCACATGATCTGAAGGCTCCTTGATGTCTTTATGTGTGAGATGATTCTGCTGGACAGGTCCTCATCC
This region of Oncorhynchus gorbuscha isolate QuinsamMale2020 ecotype Even-year unplaced genomic scaffold, OgorEven_v1.0 Un_scaffold_3503, whole genome shotgun sequence genomic DNA includes:
- the LOC124027707 gene encoding NLR family CARD domain-containing protein 3-like isoform X2; the protein is MLEEKIMTFVKNELKMFKRILGPELPEGFESQKREVVDAEDEKQESSAREGALKITLHVLRKMNQMELADTLEKYELAVICQRELKSNLKKKFQCVFEGIAQQGNPTLLNKIYTELYITEGGTGEVNNEHELRQIETTTRKQARPETPIKCNDIFKPLTGQDKPIRTVLTKGVAGIGKTVSVQKFILDWAEGKANQDVQFVFSFPFRELNLMKDDKHTFIELLNHFSVETKQSGISNYNKYKVLFIFDGLDECRLPLDFQKNKICWDVTESTSVDVLLTNLIKGNLLPSALLWITTRPAAANKIPSGCVDQVTEVRGFNDPQKEEYFRKRFRDEDLSSRIISHIKTSRSLQIMCHIPVFCWISATVLEHMLEHKREEMPKTLTEMYTHLVEFHTKQKNEKYHGKEETGPHWNKESILSLGKLAFQQLVKGNLIFYEEDLKEAGIDVNEASVYSGLCTQLFKEECGLYQDKVYCFVHLSIQEFLAAVYVFLSFINNNENLMAEPQSMSRNLSALFRDKRKVTVYKSAVDKALQSETGNLDLFLRFLLGLSLESNQKHLRGLLTKTRSSSQSHVETVKYIKEKIRENPSPERSINLFHCLNELNDHSLVEEIQSYLRSGSLSEDNLSPAQWSALVFVLLTSEKELDVFDLKKYSRSEEGLLRLLPVVKASRAALLSGCGVTEEGCASLVSALRSNPSHLRELDLSNNDLKDSGVELLSAGLGNPHCKLETLRLPGCLVTEEGCASLVSALRSNPSHLRELDLSYNHPGDSGVRLLSAGLEDPHCRLEKLKCL